The following coding sequences lie in one Glycine max cultivar Williams 82 chromosome 19, Glycine_max_v4.0, whole genome shotgun sequence genomic window:
- the LOC102668003 gene encoding uncharacterized protein — MEGETSYTTGSPPIFDGEEYELWAARMTAHLEALDLWEAVEENYDVPELPLDPTVAQMKNHRERKTKKAKAKNFLFSIVSKIIFTRIMNFKSAKQIWDYLRSEYQGCERTKGMQVLNLGREFEMQSMKETETIKGYADRLLGIANRVRLLGKDFPDERIVQKILVTIPEKYESKISALEESKDLPTFTLGELINALQA, encoded by the coding sequence ATGGAGGGAGAAACATCATACACAACAGGTTCACCACCAATCTTTGATGGTGAGGAGTACGAATTATGGGCTGCAAGGATGACCGCTCATCTTGAAGCTTTGGATCTTTGGGAGGCAGTAGAAGAAAACTATGATGTTCCTGAACTACCTTTAGATCCAACAGTGGCTCAGATGAAGAATCACAGAGAAAGGAAGACCAAAAAGGCTAAGGctaaaaatttccttttctctattgtgtcaaaaattatttttacaagaaTTATGAACTTCAAGTCTGCCAAACAAATTTGGGATTATCTCAGATCAGAATATCAAGGCTGTGAAAGAACCAAAGGCATGCAAGTACTCAACTTGGGCAGAGAATTCGAGATGCAGAGCATGAAAGAGACTGAAACAATTAAAGGCTACGCTGACCGGCTGTTAGGCATAGCAAATAGAGTGAGGCTTCTTGGGAAGGACTTTCCTGATGAAAGAATAGTGCAAAAAATCCTAGTCACTATACCCGAGAAGTATGAATCGAAGATATCAGCATTGGAGGAGTCTAAAGACCTGCCAACCTTCACCTTGGGAGAACTCATAAATGCTCTACAAGCCTAG